The segment TTGTATCCGAAGCCGAGCCCGTCCGAACCGCCGGCGGCCAGTGCGATCACGTTCTTGATCGCCCCTCCGAGCTGGACGCCGATCAGGTCGGCGCTTAAGAAGAGCCGGAAGAACGGGGTGGAGAAAATATTTTGAACGCGTGCGGCCAGACGCGTGTCGGCGGCGGCCAGGGCCACGGCGGTCGGGTGTTCAAGGACCACCTCTTTCGCGAAGCTCGGTCCGGAGAGGACGGCGATCCGGTCTGCATTTTTTCTCTGAAGGGCCTCGCGGATGACCTCGGAAATCAGCTTCAGGCTCTTTCGCTCGATCCCTTTGGTTGCGCTGATGATCGGGATTTCGGGGGAAAGAAAGGGACGCATTTGAACCAAGACGTCGCGAGCGACATGGGAAGGGACGGCGAAGAGGACGTACCGCGCTCCCGAAAGGGTTTTCGTCAGATCCGAACTCGCGGAGAGGTTTCTCGGAAGGGAAAACCCGGGAAGGTAAAGGCTGTTTTCATGCCGACGTCGAATTGATTCGGCGACTTCTTTTTCGTAAACCCAGAGGGAAACCGAATGACCTTTTCGGGCCAGCAGACCTGCCAGCGCCGTCCCCCAACTTCCTCCGCCGATGACGGCAATGTTCATGTTTTCTCCATGTGATCGGGCCGATTGCAACTAATCCTATTGCCTTTTCAAAGCCTTGTCAAGAAAGAGAACGGTTTTCGCGATCATCGATTGCGCACGCGGGAGCGACCGATTCGTTCCTGCCGGGAGGGGTTCATTCCGTTTCGAGTCCGCAGCGCACCCCCGTCTCAGGGGCCGGTTCCTCAGGCCGGGTCGATCGCATCGCCTGATGGAACCGCATGAAAGGAGGAATGCCCGATCCGGCCAGAACATTGACAAAACTCAGTAATGGGATAAACTCTTTTCCGGTATTTAACTAAATAGAAGCGAATGTTCCCGATTTTTGCATGGAGGATCTCACCCGATGAAATCGAAGATCATTCTTGCGGCGCTGATGTCGTTGTTTTTTACTCAGGGGGTTGGCGTCGCCGAAGAGACCGAAGCGGTGGGAGAGGAGATTCTTTTCTTCGAGATGGAGGCCCGTCAGCTTACCATCGCAACCAAGCATCTCCAATCGGTCCGGGAGGCGCCGGCGATTGTGGCGGTCGTCACCGGGCAAGAGATCCGGAACATGGGGGCGAGAGATCTGCTCGATATCCTCCGCCGGGTTCCCGGGTTCGGCGTATCGATCAACCACCAAGGAAGGACAGAGTTCGAGATCAGAGGAATCAAGAGCCAGGATTCCGAGCGGATGTTGCTCCTCATCGACGGCGTTTCCGTCAATGAGCTCGTTCACGGCGGATTGGCGACGGCGATGATGCAGATTTCGGTCGATCACATCAAACGGATCGAAATCATCCGAGGCCCCGGCTCGGCGCTGCACGGCTCCAACGCTTTCAGCGGGGTGGTCAATGTGGTGACGAAGCGGGGGGCCGACATGATGGGGGTGACGGTGTCCGGAGGACGGGGGAGTTTCGATACAGACACATTCAGCATCGAGGCCGGAAAGCGGTTTGCCGATCTCGACGCGGCCTTCTTCCTGAATTACCGCCGGACGGACGGTCCGAGGCGCGAGGTCCCGGTCGATTTCCTGGGGAATTCGGGGATGACCGATTTCCGGATCGAGCGGCTCGACACCGGGTTCAAGATCGGGTACAAAGACCTTGCGCTCAACACACGGTTGATCCGGTTGGATCAGGGGCCTTACCTGGGGGCCCTCTTCGCCGTCAACGACGAGTCGGACCTCGATACTTGGTACTATTTTTCCGACCTGAGCTACCGACACGGTCTCGGTCAGAACGCCCACGTCACCATCAGGACGTACGTGGAGCATGCGATGGAAGACTTTTATTGGGAACTCCTCCCTGAAGGGAGCGGTCCCTTCACGGATGGGATGATCGGCAGCCCCTCCGGCAAGGAGTTGGAGCGAGGGGTGGAGGCGCAGTTCGACTACCGCCTGATGGACTCCCATCGGCTGACGATCGGCGCCGTCACGGAACGAAAACGGCTCTATGATACCCGACACATCGCCAACTTCGATCCTCTGACCGGCGCCCCCCTCGGCGCGACTTTGGACATCACCGACGATGGAAACTATATTCAGGACAAGTCGAGAGAGATCTGGGCGGTTTATCTTCAGGACGACTGGAGTGTGACCGAGGAGGTCAATTTGGTCGCCGGCGTTCGGCACGACCGCTACTCCGATTTCGGCGCGACGACCAATCCCCGCGTGGCGGCGGTCTGGCGTTCCGGAACGTGGGATGCCAAGCTGATGTACGGAACCGCCTTCATGGCCCCGACTTTCGGTTCGCTTTATTTTATCAACAACCCGACCTTGCTCGGCAATCCCGACCTTGATCCCGAGGAGATGCAGACCTATGAAGCGAGCATCGGTTATGTCGCGGGCGAAACCGAGGGACGGATCAGCTATTTCCATAACGACTTCGATCAAAAAATCCAGCTGCAACTACAGCCTTCCGGAGCATCTCAATTCGTGAACCGGGGCGGGGCGATCGTCCAGGGGGTCGAGATCGAGGCGAAACACGCGTTCGGCCTGCTCGGCGCGCTCTACGGGAACTACACCTATCAAAAGACCGAAGACGCGGAGACCCATCAGGCGCTGGCCGACGTCGCCGCCCACAAGGGGAACGTCGGATTCGATCTTTATTTTCTGAGGCACTTCAACGCCAATGTCAATCTCTTCATGATCGGGAAGAGACCCAGGGCGCCGGGAGACCCCAGAAAAGATGCCCCGGGTTACGCGCTCCTCGATGCGACGGTGATCGCCAAGGAGCTCATGAAGGGGCTGGAGCTTCGAATGTCCGTTCACAACCTCCTCGATAAGGCGTACGCAGATCCGCTTCCCGCCGTGGTTCCGGGGGATCTTCCCCGGGAGGGGAGGGCGGTCATGGTCGAGGCGTCGTATCTGTTTTAGGCGGCGGGAAGCGGATCGATAATCTCCGACGCTCTTTGATGGAGGTCGGTTTTCGGTCATGGCGTTTTTTTCGTGATCTAAGGATCTCTTGCTGGTGTTCGGATCTTGTGTTAGACTTACCGGCAAAAAGGATGATCCTTATGTTGGAAGCCGTTGTTTTTGTTGTCGGATTGCTCATCGGCAGTTTTATTAATGTCTGCATCTATCGCGTACCGAGAAAAGAATCGATCGTTTTCCCTGCTTCCCACTGCACTTCTTGTGAGCAACCGATCCGGCCTTATGACAACATTCCCCTCGTGAGCTTCCTCTTTTTGAGGGGACGCTGCCGATCCTGCCGGGCGCCGATCTCTTGGCGTTATCCATTGGTGGAATTGGTCCACGGCCTTGGCTACCTCTTTATCCTGCATCAATTCGGTCCCTCTTTCGCGGCAGTCATTTATGCGCTCTTTTTCTCCTCTTTAATGGCGGTGACCTTCATCGACCTTTCTCATCAAATTGTACCCGATGTCATCACCCTTCCCGGGATGGTCCTCGGCCTTCTCGCCGCCTCGACGGTGCTCCCCCCCGGTCCGATCAATTCGCTCATCGGCCTTTTTCTGGGCGGAGGCCTTTTTTACCTGGTGGCGGTTTTGTCGATCGCGCTCTTGAAGAAAGAGGGGATGGGGGGAGGCGATATCAAGTTGATTGCGATGATCGGGGCTTTTCTCGGCTGGAAGGGAATGCTCCTGACGATCTTCTTGGCCGCGTTGTCCGGCTCGGTCATCGGCCTGTTCCTGGTTCTCGTTCGAGGGCAGAACCGCGCGGAGCCGATCCCCTTCGGTCCGTTCCTGGCGCTGGGAGCGATGGTCAGCCTTTTCTGGGGGCCGGAAATCCTTCAATGGTATTTACTCCTCGGCCGGACGTAAGGCATCGATCCGGATCGGATGCCTCTGAGTTTTTTCCTCATGTCCGGGCGGAGTTCGTTCGAACGCCTATTTAAGGAGACAGGTGCTCATCCCTACAAGCCGACCGCGTCAAATTCGCTTTTTTGCTTTCCTCTTCTTAGGGCTATTCTTATTATTCCTGGTTCTCTTCGCGAGTTATCGCCTTCTGCAATTTCGCGCTTTTCAATCGGCTCTCGAAGCGAGTGATCGGGAACGGCTGAAACTTCTCGGAGATTCGGTTCAGCCGGTCTTATTGGGCTCTCTCGATCAGGTCGGGAAAGACCCCGCCTTTCTTTATGATGTCGCTGCGGAGAGGAACCTCAAGCGGATCATTCTCGCCGATTCCGACGGCACCCTTCTGGCCGATTCTCATCGTGAGATCAAGACGAAGGAGAAGATCCCTTCCGGGAAAGGGGGCGCCGCCTGGCGGACCGCGCTCGCGGGGGAGATCGTCATGGAGACGGCGGAGGAGGCGTCTGGAGAGTTTGTCGGAAAGATATGGCTTCCGTTGAACGGCCGGGCGGCCCAACTCCTCGTGACGCTCCCGTCGAGGACCGATCCAAAGGCCCGCCTGCTTCTTTTGTTTATGAATGTGTTTGGAGTGATGGGCGCCGGAATGTTCGGATATTATTTCCTCCGATTGTTCATGGTCCCTTCGCCCTCGTACTTTCATGGCGTTCCTGAAAACCCCGCCACAGAAACGGGATTCGTCATCCACACGTTTCAGGGTCTGATCCAGCAATTAAAACAGAAAGAGCTAGCGCTGGAGCAGTTGAAGGGAAGGGCGGAAGAGTACGCAAAAAACGTCGAAAGCTATAATGAAAATATTCTTCAGAGCGTCACCAGCGGTGTCTTGACCTTTAATTGCGAACGGAGGATTACCACGTTCAACGCGACGGCGGGGATGATTCTTCATCTCTCTCCCGAGGAGGTCCTCGGGAAGTCGTACGAAGCGATCTTCGGAGGGGAAGAGAAGATCACCCGCCTGCTCCAGGAGACGGTCGATCTGGGAAAAGAGGTGGCGCGCGAAGAGTGTGAGGTGGAACGATCGGACGGAAGGAAAATCTGGCTGGGGCTGAACACTTCCGTCCTTCGGGACCGAAATAATTCGACGATCGGCGCGACCCTGGTTTTCACCGACTTGACCGAAATGAAGATGTTGCAAGACCAGGTGGAGTTGAAGAAACGGCTGACCGTGATGGGGGAAATGTCGGCTTGGATCGCCCATGAATTTAGGAATTATATGGGGACGATCTTGGGCTTCTCCCGGCTCCTTTCCAAGAAGATCGAACCGAACGACCCGCGCCAAGAGATGATCAAAGCGATCATGGCCGAGCTCTCCGCGATGGAGCGGTTGATTACGGAGCTTCTCTCATACGGCCGGAAGACGGTCATCCATCCGGTGACGACCCCCCTTGCCCCGCTTATCGAGGAGTTGAAAGAGCAGTTTGTTTCATCGGGAGGTTATCCCCATGTCCGGTGGTTTCTTTCATTGAAAGAGGCCCCTGAAATCGCCGTTGATCCGACCCTCATTCGGCAGGCCTTTTCCAATTTAATTCAAAATGCCTTGGAGGCGATGGAAGGGACGGGGGAGATCCATATCCGTATTTCGAATCGGCCGGCGGGGATGCTGGCGGTGAAGATCTCCGATACCGGGCTCGGCATTGCCAAGGAACACATCGATAAAATTTTTCTCCCGTTTTATACCACCAAAGAGAAGGGAACCGGTTTGGGGCTGGCCCTGGTCCATAAAATTATCCTGGCGCATAACGGACAAATATCGGTAGAGAGTACGGAGGGGAGCGGAACCGTTTTTACGATCCACCTGCCCCTTCAGATGTCTCCCCTCAAAATCAACGAGCCCTGATGGAGTAATCATGGAAAACATTTTAATCGTCGAAGATCGGGAAAGTCTCGCGCAGATGCTCTCGCAGGCCCTCACGGGGGCCGGCTATCAGGTTGTCTGGGCCAAAGACGGCCGCGAAGGGATCGCCAAAATCAGAGAGGGGAAGATCGACCTGGTTGTGACCGATCTGAAGCTGCCCCATAAAAGCGGCCTCGATGTCCTCCACGCAGTGAAGGAGCAGAACACATTTATCCCGGTCATCGTCATGACCGCCTACGGAAGTATCGAGACGGCGGTCAAGGCGGTGAAAGAGGGCGCTTACGATTTCATCGCCAAGCCGTTTGATCCCGACCACCTTTTGCTCCAAATCGAAAAAGCATTGGAGAAACAGCGCTTGGTGACGGAGAATATCATTCTCAAGGAGGATTTCACCAATCAGCTCCGGTTCCCCAAGATTATCGGAAAGACCCCCGCTATGAACCAGGTGGTGGAGCAGATGCGGAAGGTCGCTCCGGGGAAAACGACGGTTCTCATCGGCGGGGAGAGCGGGACCGGGAAAGAGCTCTTCGCCCGCGCCATCCACATGTTGAGTCCCCGCCAAGACAAGACCTTTGTCGCGATCAATTGCGCCGCCATTCCGCATGACCTTTTGGAAAGCGAGCTCTTCGGCCATGAGCGGGGGGCGTTCACGGGAGCGGTCGGGAAAAAAATCGGAAAGTTCGAACTGGCCGATAAGGGAACGATCTTCCTGGACGAGATCGGGGAGATGGACCTGTCGCTTCAGTCCAAGCTGCTGAGGGTCCTGGAAGAAGAGGAGATGATGCGGGTGGGGGGGACCGTCGAAGTGAAGATCGATGTCCGTGTGGTGGCGGCGACGAATCGTGATCTGATGCAGCTGATTCAGCAAAAGACGTTCAGAGAGGATCTCTACTACCGCCTAAATGTTTTTCCGATCGTCATTCCACCTCTTCGCGACCGCCGCGAGGACATTCCGGCCCTGGTCGATCATTTTATGTCTTATTATTCCAAGGAAATGAAGAAAGAGGTGAAAAAAGTCTCCCCCGAGGCGATGGATCTGTTAATGACCCACCCCTGGACCGGGAACGTCCGAGAGCTGCAGAATTCCATCGAGCGGGCGATTATCCTTAGTGACGGGAACGAACTCCTTCCCGAGCACTTCGGTTTGAAGACCAGGGCGCCCGGCGATTTCTCTCTTCGGGATGTCTCGATCGAAGGGACCCTCCAAGAGGTCAGCGAGAATGTAACGCGCCTGGTGGAATCAAAAATGATTCGAAAAGTTTTAAATGAGACCGGCGGGAATAAAACCCGCGCGGCGGAGATCCTGCAGGTGAGCTATAAAACGCTGCTGACAAAGATCAAAGATTACGGTTTGGAGAAAGGAGATGCATGATACCTTCTGAATCTTTCTGAATACAATCAGCCGGGGGACTGTATCTGTTGAGTCCTCCGGCTCTCCCCTTCTTAAAGACCTTCCTCGACGATCCTCTATCAAAAGCTTTTCATTTTCTTCGATTTGTGATACTTAGGTGTCTCCGATTAAGTTGGCACCCTTGTTGCTAATGCTCTTCGAGTATCAGAGAGATCACTCGGAGGGAGCGACATGGTCCACTTATCCCAGAAAGGTTACACCTTGATTGAAACGATGGTGGTGTTGGCGATTACGACCTCTTTATCAGTGGTGGGGGTTGCCTCGTTCTCCAACCAAATTGCGCACAACCATCTGACCGACGCCGGCCGCCAGATCATTTCTGATTTGAGACTGATTCGTCAGAAGGTGATCGCGGAGGGGATTGCCGGCCCGATTCAGTTCCATCCGGACGGTCGAAAATACAGCGTCCCCGGTATAGGGGAGCGGACCCTCCCCCCGCAGATCCGGTTCGGTCTCAGAGAGGGGGTCCCACCTCTACCCGATGCCGTCCTTCCCGACGATGGGATCAGCTTTCGGGAGAATACGATTACTTTCCAGCCGAACGGAACGATCACGGGGCTTGGCGGGACGGTGTACCTGACCAACGATTCGGTCCATCATGAAACGGTTGCGGTCTCCGTCGTCACCACCGGGCGGGTCAAAATTCGAAAGTGGAATGGAAATGCGTGGCGTTGAAAAGGACCAGATCGGCTTCTCGCTCCTTGAGGTTCTCATCGCAATGTCGATCCTGTCGGTCGGGCTGCTCGGCGTGATCGGTTTTTTCGAAGTCGGCTTCAAGGCGCTTCGGGCCGGAAACAGGCAAGGTCTTGCGGTGCAGTTGGCGCGAGAGAAGATGGAAGCGTTTCGCTCCGCCGATCCGTCCCTCCTCTCCGGGGGACAAGATGAACCGGAAGGAATGGCAAGGCGTTGGACGATTGAGCGGAGCGGGAGAGATCCGAGGATCTGGATCGTCGAAGTCCAGGTCGATTGGGGAGGCGGCCTGGCGCCGAACCGGACCGTTTTGCTCAAAAGCTTCGTGTTCCATTAACGGGGACGACGATGTGCCGAATCTCGCAGAATGAGGAGGGGGCGACCCTGATCGAGCTGTTGTTCTCTTCGATCATTCTCATCGTCGTGACCGCCTCCTTTTATCGATTGCTTCTTGCATTCTACCAAAACTACCAGAACCAGGAGGAGATCGCGGAGATGCAGCAGCAGGCGCGCGTGGCCGCGGACCTTTTGTCGAGGGAGATCGAGGTGGCCGGATACGATCCGACCGGATCGCTCTTTCCGCCGGAAGGTCTCCCGAACGAAAACAAGCTGACCAAAGCGATGAGTCGGGTTGGTTGTGAACGGAGGGCCCATCCGGCCGAGCGAATTCTGGAGGCGACCCCTGTCGTTTTTCACTTTTTGGCCGACCTGAATGGAAACGCCGTCCTTGATGATTCCATCTCCACACGAAAGGATATCGATGAAGATGTCCGTTATGAATGGGTCGGAGCGAGCGGGATCGATTCCTGCGGGATTCGAAAAGCGCCGTTCACCCTCTACAGGGATACGGGAGGGGGCGGAGGGGGGCAGGAGGTCGCTTTTTCGATCGATCAATTTAAATTGGTCTATTTTGATGAACAGGGGCGGGCTCTTCCCGAACGGGCATTGAGTCAAGACGAGCGGACGCGCGTTCGAAAAATCGGGATGACGCTGCGCGCCCGGTCGGAGCGAAGAGATCCGAACAATCCCTCCGGCGGAGGCTTCCGAATGCGCCACATCACGTTCGAAGTGCGGCTGAGGAATATGTAGATGGAAGACCCCTTTGGAAGATGTGTGAAGAATGAAAACGGGACGGCGATTTTTGCCGCCCTCATGCTCCTGGTCCTCGCCACCGGGCTTGGATTACTTGCGTTCCATGTTTCCACAGGGGAGCTTCAGATCTCCGCCTATGCCGGCCGTGCGCTTGCATCGACCTATCTGGCTGAATCGGGGGTGGAGAAGGTTCTCTCCTGGGTGGCCGAACCGGCCCGATCTCCCGATCCGCCGTTTTTCGCCGAACTGCCGACCCGGCGCTGTGACGGGGAGAGGACCTCTCCTGATTTTCAGCTCTCGGAGGCGCACATGGACGATCACGGAGAAGGCCCCTTCGCCGAAATAAGCGAGCGGGGGAAGATCGTCGATCTCCGCCTCTACAAACCGTCTCATCCGGAGGGGATCTGCACGGTTCAAAGCGGGGCGGTCGCCGGGAAAGGGGCGGCGAAGGTCGTCCAGGTCGAGATTGCACGAAATCCGATGCCGCCGATCACGGCGGCGATTCAGGGGTTCGGCGAGACGGGGGTCTCGGCCCCGGTCTGGGGACACTGGGGCCCGATCCGCTATGCCGGAGGGGTTCGATTGGGCCCGCGTCCGGAACGAATTCCGACGATCAATCCGATCCTCTCGCCGCATTCCCATCCTTATAGGGAAGAAGGGTTGAACGAGGATCCGGTCGTGGAGATTCATATTGAAAGGGGGATTACAGGCCCTCCTATCGGCCGGCGTCCCAATGTCTATGAAAACGACAGCGCCGTGCGCCTTGATTCATTCACGCCAAACCAATTAACCGAGATCAAAAATTTCATCAAGAAGCGGGGAGGCTACTATGTCGTCTCCCCGTCGGGCCGCCTGGAGCAAAACGGGGCCGACCGGGGAGAATTCGACGAAGTATTCGGGAACCCTGGAGGTGAATATGCTTTGGCATGGATCGACGTTCTTCCCGGGTACAGCCGCTCGGGGCCGATCCGGTTGGGCCGGAAAAACTATAAGGGATATTTTTATTTTTCCGGAGACATTCAAATTGAAGACGAGCGGTCTCAGATCGGAATGACGGTTCAGGTCCACGCGCATCCATGGTCCGCCTCGCATCCTTTCCCGATTGCGCTCGATTATATCCGGCTTGATGGGTTTTTCTTCACGCCGGGTGCGATTGAGCTGCAAGGGCCCTTCGCGGCTTACGGGGCCGTCTATGCAGGGCAAGGATTCACCGGCCCCGGCGCGGAAAATTTACAAATTTGGTATAACAAAGATTTTGCTTCAGCCGCTTATTCGAGCATCCCCCCGCTGATCCGCCTCAAGGGTACGTGGCGCTATATCCCGCCTGATATGTAACCGATTACATAGTGATTGGATCCTTCGATTCCCATCCCGAAGATGTATTCACCCTCCATTCTTTTTCCGAGATGCCGCAATCGTTTGTTTTCATGTCGAAAATATGAGTGATCCTATTCCGGAATAGCTGGTATGGGAGTTGCACAACTTATCGATCAACCAGGGAGAATAACGGATGGACCGAAGAGGATTTACCCTTTTGGAAATCATGGTTGCGGTGGCAATCCTGACGATACTGGTCGCGATTGCGATCCCAAATTATCAGGTCTGGGTCAGCAACCAAAGACTCCGGTCGGATTTGGCGCAACTGGAGGGGGATCTTCACGCGGCTCGGATGGCGGCGATTAATCGGGGCGCCGCGGTGACGGTTCTCTTCAATACCCCGGCCGCCGGTCAGTACGTCCTTTTCTTCGATAACGGAGCAGGTGGAGGGACGGCCCGAGACGGGGTCAGAAACGGATCGGAACCGTATCTCTCGAAAATCGGCATGGACGATTCCGCCGTTCAAGCCAGGGAGCTCTCTCAAGGGATCTCTCTTTCCCTTCACAACTTGGCAAGCAATGCCCTTGGAACTCCGTTTCTTCTTTTCAACGGAAGGGGAATCCGACAGCTCCCATCGGGGGGTAATCCGGGCGTCGAACTGAGGAATGCGGAAACTAAAAAGTACTGTACGACTGTCACGTTGGTGGGGGATATCAATGTCAGCAACGCCGCATGTTAATGCACGGGTAAGCGGAAGGAACAGAGACGAAAGGGGATTTACCCTTCTCGAGGTCTTGATCGCGGCCGCGATACTCGGTTTTGGGCTCCTGGCGATCGGGACCGGTGAGACGATCACTGTCGGAACCGGCCGCACGGCCCGCGAGATCTCCTTCGCGACAGCTTCCGCCGAAGATATGTTGGAGCGGATGAGGCGAAACCAGGCCAATGTCGCCGCTTACAACGGTTTCGATACGGGGAATGCCGGCACCAGGCCGGGCTCGGCCGGCATGGCCCGTGACGACTATGACGCCTGGAAGGCGCAGATTGAACAATCCCCTTATGGACTGGCGGGAGGGAGAGGAACGGTGGCGGTCGCCGCCGGGCCGATCTCGACCATGCAACAGGTGACGGTCACCTTGACGTGGGGCGCTCGGACGGTAGCCGTTCAAACCATTTTCTAGTGAGAAGGAGAAATCGCGTGAACGCAAAAGGATTTACCCTGCTGGAGTTGATGATCGCCACGGTGATCGCCATCGTCGTCAGCGCCGCCGGATATACCTTTTTTACAAACACTTTTAATTTTTCCGTCGTTCACAAAGGCAATATCGAGATGCAGCGGGAGATCCGCATCGCGATCGACCTGATAAGCCGTGAGATTCGAAACGCCGGGTTCGGGGTGCGGCATCCGCTGGCGAGCAACGAGATCCATCCGGGGGCGACCCTCAATCAGATCATTACCGCCGGCAACAACGCTGATCCGGACCCCTCGGGGGTCGCGAGCAAGCTTGATCGGATTTCGC is part of the Candidatus Manganitrophus noduliformans genome and harbors:
- a CDS encoding NAD(P)H-dependent glycerol-3-phosphate dehydrogenase gives rise to the protein MNIAVIGGGSWGTALAGLLARKGHSVSLWVYEKEVAESIRRRHENSLYLPGFSLPRNLSASSDLTKTLSGARYVLFAVPSHVARDVLVQMRPFLSPEIPIISATKGIERKSLKLISEVIREALQRKNADRIAVLSGPSFAKEVVLEHPTAVALAAADTRLAARVQNIFSTPFFRLFLSADLIGVQLGGAIKNVIALAAGGSDGLGFGYNTKAVLMTRGLSEMARLGLAMGADINTFYGLSGMGDLFLTCSGALSRNRRVGEEIGKGVPLPQILKQTQMVAEGVHTTESAYALSLKYKVEMPIVREIHRILFEGKPIKQAVMDLMKIARGGEIPLKVKRTREKR
- a CDS encoding TonB-dependent receptor plug domain-containing protein, with the protein product MKSKIILAALMSLFFTQGVGVAEETEAVGEEILFFEMEARQLTIATKHLQSVREAPAIVAVVTGQEIRNMGARDLLDILRRVPGFGVSINHQGRTEFEIRGIKSQDSERMLLLIDGVSVNELVHGGLATAMMQISVDHIKRIEIIRGPGSALHGSNAFSGVVNVVTKRGADMMGVTVSGGRGSFDTDTFSIEAGKRFADLDAAFFLNYRRTDGPRREVPVDFLGNSGMTDFRIERLDTGFKIGYKDLALNTRLIRLDQGPYLGALFAVNDESDLDTWYYFSDLSYRHGLGQNAHVTIRTYVEHAMEDFYWELLPEGSGPFTDGMIGSPSGKELERGVEAQFDYRLMDSHRLTIGAVTERKRLYDTRHIANFDPLTGAPLGATLDITDDGNYIQDKSREIWAVYLQDDWSVTEEVNLVAGVRHDRYSDFGATTNPRVAAVWRSGTWDAKLMYGTAFMAPTFGSLYFINNPTLLGNPDLDPEEMQTYEASIGYVAGETEGRISYFHNDFDQKIQLQLQPSGASQFVNRGGAIVQGVEIEAKHAFGLLGALYGNYTYQKTEDAETHQALADVAAHKGNVGFDLYFLRHFNANVNLFMIGKRPRAPGDPRKDAPGYALLDATVIAKELMKGLELRMSVHNLLDKAYADPLPAVVPGDLPREGRAVMVEASYLF
- a CDS encoding prepilin peptidase, yielding MLEAVVFVVGLLIGSFINVCIYRVPRKESIVFPASHCTSCEQPIRPYDNIPLVSFLFLRGRCRSCRAPISWRYPLVELVHGLGYLFILHQFGPSFAAVIYALFFSSLMAVTFIDLSHQIVPDVITLPGMVLGLLAASTVLPPGPINSLIGLFLGGGLFYLVAVLSIALLKKEGMGGGDIKLIAMIGAFLGWKGMLLTIFLAALSGSVIGLFLVLVRGQNRAEPIPFGPFLALGAMVSLFWGPEILQWYLLLGRT
- a CDS encoding ATP-binding protein, translating into MLIPTSRPRQIRFFAFLFLGLFLLFLVLFASYRLLQFRAFQSALEASDRERLKLLGDSVQPVLLGSLDQVGKDPAFLYDVAAERNLKRIILADSDGTLLADSHREIKTKEKIPSGKGGAAWRTALAGEIVMETAEEASGEFVGKIWLPLNGRAAQLLVTLPSRTDPKARLLLLFMNVFGVMGAGMFGYYFLRLFMVPSPSYFHGVPENPATETGFVIHTFQGLIQQLKQKELALEQLKGRAEEYAKNVESYNENILQSVTSGVLTFNCERRITTFNATAGMILHLSPEEVLGKSYEAIFGGEEKITRLLQETVDLGKEVAREECEVERSDGRKIWLGLNTSVLRDRNNSTIGATLVFTDLTEMKMLQDQVELKKRLTVMGEMSAWIAHEFRNYMGTILGFSRLLSKKIEPNDPRQEMIKAIMAELSAMERLITELLSYGRKTVIHPVTTPLAPLIEELKEQFVSSGGYPHVRWFLSLKEAPEIAVDPTLIRQAFSNLIQNALEAMEGTGEIHIRISNRPAGMLAVKISDTGLGIAKEHIDKIFLPFYTTKEKGTGLGLALVHKIILAHNGQISVESTEGSGTVFTIHLPLQMSPLKINEP
- a CDS encoding sigma-54-dependent transcriptional regulator, coding for MENILIVEDRESLAQMLSQALTGAGYQVVWAKDGREGIAKIREGKIDLVVTDLKLPHKSGLDVLHAVKEQNTFIPVIVMTAYGSIETAVKAVKEGAYDFIAKPFDPDHLLLQIEKALEKQRLVTENIILKEDFTNQLRFPKIIGKTPAMNQVVEQMRKVAPGKTTVLIGGESGTGKELFARAIHMLSPRQDKTFVAINCAAIPHDLLESELFGHERGAFTGAVGKKIGKFELADKGTIFLDEIGEMDLSLQSKLLRVLEEEEMMRVGGTVEVKIDVRVVAATNRDLMQLIQQKTFREDLYYRLNVFPIVIPPLRDRREDIPALVDHFMSYYSKEMKKEVKKVSPEAMDLLMTHPWTGNVRELQNSIERAIILSDGNELLPEHFGLKTRAPGDFSLRDVSIEGTLQEVSENVTRLVESKMIRKVLNETGGNKTRAAEILQVSYKTLLTKIKDYGLEKGDA
- a CDS encoding pilus assembly FimT family protein; its protein translation is MVHLSQKGYTLIETMVVLAITTSLSVVGVASFSNQIAHNHLTDAGRQIISDLRLIRQKVIAEGIAGPIQFHPDGRKYSVPGIGERTLPPQIRFGLREGVPPLPDAVLPDDGISFRENTITFQPNGTITGLGGTVYLTNDSVHHETVAVSVVTTGRVKIRKWNGNAWR
- a CDS encoding type IV pilus modification PilV family protein, translating into MRGVEKDQIGFSLLEVLIAMSILSVGLLGVIGFFEVGFKALRAGNRQGLAVQLAREKMEAFRSADPSLLSGGQDEPEGMARRWTIERSGRDPRIWIVEVQVDWGGGLAPNRTVLLKSFVFH
- a CDS encoding PilW family protein — its product is MCRISQNEEGATLIELLFSSIILIVVTASFYRLLLAFYQNYQNQEEIAEMQQQARVAADLLSREIEVAGYDPTGSLFPPEGLPNENKLTKAMSRVGCERRAHPAERILEATPVVFHFLADLNGNAVLDDSISTRKDIDEDVRYEWVGASGIDSCGIRKAPFTLYRDTGGGGGGQEVAFSIDQFKLVYFDEQGRALPERALSQDERTRVRKIGMTLRARSERRDPNNPSGGGFRMRHITFEVRLRNM
- a CDS encoding pilus assembly PilX N-terminal domain-containing protein, with the translated sequence MKNENGTAIFAALMLLVLATGLGLLAFHVSTGELQISAYAGRALASTYLAESGVEKVLSWVAEPARSPDPPFFAELPTRRCDGERTSPDFQLSEAHMDDHGEGPFAEISERGKIVDLRLYKPSHPEGICTVQSGAVAGKGAAKVVQVEIARNPMPPITAAIQGFGETGVSAPVWGHWGPIRYAGGVRLGPRPERIPTINPILSPHSHPYREEGLNEDPVVEIHIERGITGPPIGRRPNVYENDSAVRLDSFTPNQLTEIKNFIKKRGGYYVVSPSGRLEQNGADRGEFDEVFGNPGGEYALAWIDVLPGYSRSGPIRLGRKNYKGYFYFSGDIQIEDERSQIGMTVQVHAHPWSASHPFPIALDYIRLDGFFFTPGAIELQGPFAAYGAVYAGQGFTGPGAENLQIWYNKDFASAAYSSIPPLIRLKGTWRYIPPDM
- a CDS encoding pilus assembly FimT family protein produces the protein MDRRGFTLLEIMVAVAILTILVAIAIPNYQVWVSNQRLRSDLAQLEGDLHAARMAAINRGAAVTVLFNTPAAGQYVLFFDNGAGGGTARDGVRNGSEPYLSKIGMDDSAVQARELSQGISLSLHNLASNALGTPFLLFNGRGIRQLPSGGNPGVELRNAETKKYCTTVTLVGDINVSNAAC